The Pseudofrankia sp. DC12 region CCGTAGCGGCGGGACGTCGGCTCCGGGCCACCGGCGCCGAGCGTGTCGCCCATCTCCACGGCCCCGAAAAGAAAGACGCCGACGCGCATCGCGCTCCCCTGTGTCCGGACGGGGCCGTGGGTGCGGCCTCGCGGTGCCGCGCGGCCCGCGACCGGGCCGGCCGGGACGGCAGGCGGTTGCCTGTTGGTGTCATCAACACTGCCGGCCACGTATTTCAGCGCCGTCAAACGCCCGTAACAGCCCAGACGGGGCCCCGCCGGGGCCGAGGCGAGGTAGTGAACTGTCCTTTCGCGGTGGTCTACTGAGGCCGCCGGCCTCCGGGTACCCAGGGAGGCAGCCGGGTGCCCGAAGGAGCATGCCTGTGTCCACCGACGTCCGCTACTACGCGGTCGGCCAGCCCACCAGCCAGGCGGAGGCCGCCCCAGCCGACGATCCTGGGTGGCGCGCGGGGCTCGAGGCCGCGTTCTGGCGGTACGAGCACGCGCTGCTCGCCAACGGCCTGGACGTGCTGGACGAGCTGTTCCTCGACGAGCCGGGGACGCTGCGTGCCGACAGCGCAGGTGTCCTCGTCGGGCACGCCGAGATCGGCCTGTTCCGCCGGCCCCGAGGCGTCGGGGCCGGGCTGCCCGGGCCGCGGACGGTCGAACGGCTGCACGTCCAGGTACACGGGCCGGCGTCGGCGCTGCTGGTCGCCGAGGTGCGCCGGGAGCAGGACGGCGGCCGCGGCCTGCAGACCCAGCTCTGGACAGCCCTCGATGCCGACGGTGGCGAAGCTCGGTGGCGCGCGGCTGCGGCGCATGTCAGCGGCTCCCCGGCGGGGGCGTCGGCACCGGCCGGCTCGGGCGCGCCGGCGGCCGGTGCCGGTGCCGCGCCTGACGAGACGAGCGCTGTGTGGCGGGTCCGCGGGGCTCCGCTGGTCGCCGGCGCGGCCGAGGGCCCGCTTCGGGGGCTCACCGTGGCCGTCAAGGACCTGTTCGCCGTCCAGGGACACCGGACCGGGGCCGGGAATCCGGCGTGGCTCGCCGAGGCCGCCCCGCAGCCGGAGCACGCGCCGGCCGTCGCCGCGCTGCTCGCCGCCGGTGCCGACGTCGCCGGGATCGCGCAGACCGACGAGCTGGCCTACAGCCTGTCCGGGACGAACGTCCACTACGGCACCCCGCCGAACCCCACCGCGCCCGGGGCCGCCCCCGGCGGCTCCACCAGCGGGCCGGCGAGCGCCGTCGCGCTGGGCCTGGTCGACGTCGGCCTCGGGACCGACACGGGCGGCTCGGTGCGGGTTCCGGCCTCCTACTGCGGCCTGTTCGGGATCCGCCCGACCCACGGCGCCGTCTCCGCGGCCGGGGTCGTCCCGCTCGCGCCCAGCTTCGACACGGTCGGCTGGCTGACCCGTGACGCGGGCGTACTCGCCCGGGTCGGCTCGGTGCTGCTGCCGCCGGCGGACCCGGCTTCCCCACCGCCGGCGCGGCTGCTGGTCGCGGACGACCTCGTCGCCCTCGCCGAGCCGGAGGTGGCGGCGGCGCTGGCCGCGGCACTGCCCGGGCTGGCCGCGGCGGTTGGGCTGCCGGCGCGGCACATCCCCCGGGTCGCGGGCGGCCAGCTCGACGAGTGGATCACAGCGTTCCGGCAGAACCAGGGCTGGGAGGCCAACGCCACGCACGGCGCCTGGGTGGCGGCGCACCCGGGCGCGCTCGGGCCGGGGATCGCCGGCCGCTTCGCGGTCGCCGCGGCCGTCACCGAAGGCCAGCTCAGGACAGCCCAGCGCATGCGCGCCCACGTCCGGGACACCCTCGCCGCGGCGCTCGGCGGCGGGTCCGTCCTGGTCGCGCCGGCGGCCAGCAGCCCGGCCCCGCCGCTGGACCTCGCCATCGACGTCAAGGACCGGGTCCGGACCGCGACCCTCACGCTGAGCTCGGCCGCGGGGCTGGCCGGCCTTCCGGTGGTTGTCCTGCCGCTGCTCCGGGTCCGCGACCGCCCGGTCGGCGTCGCCCTGATCGGCGCCACCGGAACGGACCGCGCACTGCTCGCCCTGGCTACCAGCGCCGGCGCGGCCTGCCCGCCCCCGCAGGCCCGAAGCACGGATCAGTCCCCGTCGTGACCTAGCGCCGCCGGGGCTGCCGGCGGCGACCGGGCGGGGACGCGGGCGGTGATGCGACCATGGCCGGTATGGCAATCGACGCCGGAGCCGCCGGGCAGGATCTGAGCACCCGGATCGGGCGGTCGATCCGGGTGCTGCGCCAGCGCCAGGGGCTGACCCTCGTCCAGCTGGCCACGAGAGCCGAGCTGTCGCACCCGTTCCTCAGCCAGCTGGAGCGCGGCCTCGCCCGGCCCAGCATGGCGTCGTTGCACCGGCTCGCGCAGGCTCTGGGGACCACCCAGCCAGCGCTGATGTCGATGGCGGCGGACGACGGCGCCGCCCTGTCTCCGGACGGGCGGGTCAGCCTCGTGACGGCGGGCAGCGGTGTGCCCGTGGACAACCCCGGCGGGGTCGCCCGCTCGCTCGTCGCCGGCGCCCGGGCCATCTACCCGGTCCTCTTCGACGGCGCGCCGACCGCGTTCGGCCAGGCCTACACCCACCCGGGCGACGAGTTCGTCCACGTCATCGCCGGCTCGATCGAGGTCGAGGTGCAGGACGAGGGCCTGTTCGTCCTCACCCCCGGCGACACCCTCTACTACCCCGGCGTCCTCCCCCACCGCTGGCGCCAGCTCGCCGGCCCCACCAGCCGCATCCTCCTCGTCCAGGACGCCAGGGCCCACTGAGCGGGCCGGCGCCGGCCCAGGTCAGAGCGCGGCGACGCCGGCGGACCAGGAGGCGTGGAGGCGCTGATAGACGCCGGGCTCGCCTACCAGCTCGGCGTGGGTGCCCTGCTGGACGATCCGGCCGGCGTCGACGACGACGACGAGGTCGGCGGTCTCGGCGGTCGACAGGCGGTGGGCGATCGTCACCGAGGTGCGGTCGCGGGTGAGCTCCAGCAGCGCGGCGCCGAGGCGGACCTCGGTGGCCGGGTCGACGGCCGAGGTGGCCTCGTCGAGGACGAGCAGGTCCGGGTCGGCGAGCTCGGCGCGGGCCAGCGCGATGAGCTGGCGCTCGCCGGCCGAGAGCAGCCCGCCGGACTCGCCGACCTGGGTCAGCACCCCGGCCGGGGTACGGGCGAGCCAGTCGGCCAGGCCGAGGCGCGCGAAGGCCGCGACGATCTCCTCGTCGGTCGCGGCCGGCCGGCCGTAGCGGACGTTGGCGGCGATCGTCGCGTCGAACAGGAAGCCGTCCTGCGGGACCATCACCACCCGGCCGCGCAGCGACGAGAAGCGCACCTCGGTCAGCGGCACCCCGCCGATCAGGACCCGGCCCTCGGACGGGTCCATCAGCCGGGTGAGCAGCTTCGCGATCGTCGTCTTGCCCGACCCGGTCTCGCCGACGACCGCGACCCGGGAGCGGGCCGGGACGTGCAGGTCGATGCCGTGCAGGACGGGCGGCCCGGTCGGGTAGCGGAACGTCACCCGTTCGAAGGTCACGTCCAGGGGGCCGGGGGCCAGGTCGCGGCCGCCGGGCGTGCCGTCGGCGGTTCGCGGGGCATCGGCGGGGTCGCGGATGTCGCTGGGGGTGTCGAGGATGTCCAGCACCCGGCGCAGGCCGGCGAGCGCGTTCGCGCCGTCGTTGAGGACCTCGGTCAGGGTCTGCACGGGCATCACGAACAGCGTCATCAGGAACAGGAACGCCACCAGCCGGCCGGTCGACAGGTGCCCGCCGGCCCCGAGCGCCACGCCGAGCAGCACCACACCGGCGAGGGCCGCCGCCGAGACCAGCTCGGCCGCCGAGAACACGACGGCCACCAGGACCTGGGCCCGGCTCTGCGCAGAGCGATGGGCCTCGACCGTCTGGTCGATCCGGGCGGCGGTGCGGGCCTGCGAGCCGTAGGCCCGCACCACCTGCGCGCCCACCACCGCCTCGGACACCGCGCCGAGCAGCTCCCCGACGCGGCGGCGCACGATCGCGTACCGGACGGCCAGCCTGCGCTGGAAGCCCCGGGTGGCGAGCACCATCGGGACGAAGCAGACGTAGACCAGCAGGGTCAGCGGCCAGGAGAAGACCAGCATCAGGCAGGTCGCGACGATCATCTGGCCGATGGAGACGACCAGCATCACGCCGCCGAGCTGCAGGAACTGCGACATCTGGTCGACGTCGGTGGTGACCCGGGCGGTCAGCCCGCCGCGCGCCTGGGTCGCCTGGGTGAGCATCGCCAGGTCGTGGATGTGCCGGAACGCGCGGACCCGCAGCGTCGCGAGCGCGCCCTCGGACATCCGGTACAGCCGGACGTTCATCAGGTAGGTCGCGATGGCCGTCACGACGATCGTGCCGGCGGCGATCATGACGGCCGTGCGTACGACGCCGAGGTCGACGCCCTGGTCGCCGGAGATGCCCCGGTCGAGCGTCTGCTGGACGGTGAGCGGGATGACGATCTTGCCGACGGTGGCGACGAGCGCCAGCAGAAGGGTGACCGACAGGCCGCGGGTCGCCTCCGGGGCGAGCCGGCGCAGCCGCTTGGCCGTGCCCCACAGCCCCTCCCGGCGGCCGGCCCGGTCCCGGTCCTCGATCGCCGCGGCCGCCGGCCCTGAGCCGCGCTGCGGGGGGATCGCGACGTCAGCCGTCACGAGAGCACCTCCTCGTCGACGCCGTCGGCGTCCTGGACCGCGTCGGCGCCGACGGCCAGCCGCGCGGCCCGCTCGTAGGCGGTGAGCAGTTCCGCGTAGCCGGGCGAGCCGACGAGCAGCTCGTCGTGGCGGCCCTGGGCCACGACCCGCCCGTCCTCCAGGTAGACGACCTCGTCGGCGAGCGCGATCGTCGCCCGCCGATGGGCCACGACCACGACGGTCGACGCGGTGAGCCCGCGCAGGCCGGACAGGATCGACGCCTCGACCCGCGGGTCGACGCTGGAGGTCGCGTCGTCCAGCACCAGCAGCCGGGGGTGGCGAACCAGGGCGCGGGCCAGGGCGACCCGCTGGCGCTGGCCGCCGGAGAGGGTCGTGCCGCGCTCCCCCACCTCGGTGTCCAGGCCGTGCGGGAGCGCCGCGACGAACCGCTCCGCCTGGGCGCGGCGCAGCGCGTCCCAGACGTCGTCGTCGGACAGGTCGGCGCCGAGGGTGATGTTGGCCCGGACCGTGTCGTCGAACAGGAACGCCTGCTGGGCCACCAGGGCGACCGCGCCGGTCACCTCGCCGGCGGCCAGCGCGCGCAGGTCGGTGCCGTCGAGGCGGACCGAGCCGGCGTCCGGGTCGACCAGCCTGGCCAGCAGGCCCACCAGGGTCGACTTCCCGGCGCCGGTCCGCCCGGCAATCGCGATGATCTTCCCCGGGGTCGCGTCGAAGGCCACGTCGGCCAGCGCGGCGGCGCCCCGGGTGGGCTCGCCCGCCGGCGCGTCGCCCTCGTCGGTCGAGGCGAGCGCGTCGGACGCGGCGGACTGGTAGCGGTACCCGACGCCCTCCAGGCGCAGCGCGGCGGCGCCGGTGCCGGCCAGCCGGGCTGACCCGAACTTCTGCTCGCCGCCGGCGGTCAGCACCGCCGACACCCGCCCCCAGCCGACCACCGAGCGGGGCAGCTCGCTGATCACCCAGCCGATCGCCCGGATCGGGAAGGCCAGCAGCGTGAACAGGTAGGCCACGCGGACCAGGTCGCCGACCGACAGGTGCCCGCCCGCGATCCGCTGCGACCCGACGAGGAGCACCGCGAGCACCCCGAAGTTCGGCAGCGCCTCCATCAGCGGGTCGAAGGCCCCGCGGACCCGGCCGGCGCGGATCATAGCGTCGCGCAGCTCCTCGGCCGCGCGGCGGAACCGGGCCGTCTCGTCGGCCTCCCGGCCGAGCGTCTTGACGACCAGGGCGCCGTCGAACGACTCGTGCGCGACAGCACTCACCTCGGCGCGCAGCCCCTGCACCCGGGCGAACAGCGGCGACACCCGCCGTGAGTAGAGGTAGTTGAGCACGCCGACGACCGGGAAGACGACGAACCCGACGGCGGCGAGCACCGGGTCGGTCGCCACCAGCAGAACCACCGCCGCGGCCAGCATCACCACGACACCGACCGCGAACGGGAACGGCGCGATCGGCGCCCAGAGCGCCTCGACGTCGGCGTTCGCGTTGGACAGCAGCGCGCCGGTGGAGTGCCGCTGATGCCAGGCCAGCGGCAGCCGCAGGTACTGGCGGGTGATCCGGCGCCGGTAGTGCGCCTGCATCCGGTACTGCAGGATCCCCGCGGCGAACCGGCGGAAGAACATCCCGACCGCGCGGGCGGCGCCGACCGCGAACACCAGCAACGCCGCGCCGACGACGCCGCCCCAGCCGGCATGCCCGCTGCGCAGCGACGGGACGACGACCCGCTGGGTGACCTCGCCGAGGACATACGAGCTCGCGACGGTGGCCAGGCCGAACAGCGCGCTGCCGGCGACCGACAGCGCGAACAGCCGGGGCTCCTCGCGTACCGCCAGGCCCAGGACCCGCAGGCCCCGCCGGATCACCGACCCGGACGCGTCGACCGCCCGCGCCAAGTCCGCGAACCACGGCGGGTTGACGTCGGAGCCACCGGGACCGGCGGAGCCTGGACCGCTGGAACCGGAGCCCGTGAAGGTTTCCGATCCGTCCGGAGCGTCACCGGATGCGGACACCGTTCTCCTCTCGACAGGTCACCGCGCGCGCCGCGCGGGCAGCCCGTCAGGTGCAGGTGTCATGGGGTGCCGGCCCGGCGAGGTGCTACAGCGTCGCGACAGGTTCATGTCATCAAAGCCGCAACGCGAACCCGCTGCCAGAGATTTCCGGCGCGCAACTCGGCCTCCCGGCCGGCCGCCGAGCCGGGCGTGGAGTCAGCGGACGGGGACCTCGGCGGACCGCAGCGCGGCCTTGACCTCGGCGATCCGCAGCTGGCCGAAGTGGAAGACGCTCGCCGCGAGCACGGCGTCGGCGCCGGCGGCGACCGCCGGCGCGAAGTCGGCGAGCTGCCCGGCGCCACCGCTGGCGATCACCGGGACGTCGACCTCCCCGCGGACGGCGGCGATCATCTCCAGGTCGTAGCCGTCGCGGGTGCCGTCGGCGTCCATGGAGTTCAGCAGGATCTCCCCGGCGCCGAGCTCGACGGCCCTCGCGGCCCAGCCGACCGCGTCGATGCCGGTGCCGCGGCGGCCGCCGTGGGTCGTG contains the following coding sequences:
- a CDS encoding amidase, which codes for MSTDVRYYAVGQPTSQAEAAPADDPGWRAGLEAAFWRYEHALLANGLDVLDELFLDEPGTLRADSAGVLVGHAEIGLFRRPRGVGAGLPGPRTVERLHVQVHGPASALLVAEVRREQDGGRGLQTQLWTALDADGGEARWRAAAAHVSGSPAGASAPAGSGAPAAGAGAAPDETSAVWRVRGAPLVAGAAEGPLRGLTVAVKDLFAVQGHRTGAGNPAWLAEAAPQPEHAPAVAALLAAGADVAGIAQTDELAYSLSGTNVHYGTPPNPTAPGAAPGGSTSGPASAVALGLVDVGLGTDTGGSVRVPASYCGLFGIRPTHGAVSAAGVVPLAPSFDTVGWLTRDAGVLARVGSVLLPPADPASPPPARLLVADDLVALAEPEVAAALAAALPGLAAAVGLPARHIPRVAGGQLDEWITAFRQNQGWEANATHGAWVAAHPGALGPGIAGRFAVAAAVTEGQLRTAQRMRAHVRDTLAAALGGGSVLVAPAASSPAPPLDLAIDVKDRVRTATLTLSSAAGLAGLPVVVLPLLRVRDRPVGVALIGATGTDRALLALATSAGAACPPPQARSTDQSPS
- a CDS encoding XRE family transcriptional regulator codes for the protein MAGMAIDAGAAGQDLSTRIGRSIRVLRQRQGLTLVQLATRAELSHPFLSQLERGLARPSMASLHRLAQALGTTQPALMSMAADDGAALSPDGRVSLVTAGSGVPVDNPGGVARSLVAGARAIYPVLFDGAPTAFGQAYTHPGDEFVHVIAGSIEVEVQDEGLFVLTPGDTLYYPGVLPHRWRQLAGPTSRILLVQDARAH
- a CDS encoding ABC transporter ATP-binding protein; its protein translation is MEDRDRAGRREGLWGTAKRLRRLAPEATRGLSVTLLLALVATVGKIVIPLTVQQTLDRGISGDQGVDLGVVRTAVMIAAGTIVVTAIATYLMNVRLYRMSEGALATLRVRAFRHIHDLAMLTQATQARGGLTARVTTDVDQMSQFLQLGGVMLVVSIGQMIVATCLMLVFSWPLTLLVYVCFVPMVLATRGFQRRLAVRYAIVRRRVGELLGAVSEAVVGAQVVRAYGSQARTAARIDQTVEAHRSAQSRAQVLVAVVFSAAELVSAAALAGVVLLGVALGAGGHLSTGRLVAFLFLMTLFVMPVQTLTEVLNDGANALAGLRRVLDILDTPSDIRDPADAPRTADGTPGGRDLAPGPLDVTFERVTFRYPTGPPVLHGIDLHVPARSRVAVVGETGSGKTTIAKLLTRLMDPSEGRVLIGGVPLTEVRFSSLRGRVVMVPQDGFLFDATIAANVRYGRPAATDEEIVAAFARLGLADWLARTPAGVLTQVGESGGLLSAGERQLIALARAELADPDLLVLDEATSAVDPATEVRLGAALLELTRDRTSVTIAHRLSTAETADLVVVVDAGRIVQQGTHAELVGEPGVYQRLHASWSAGVAAL
- a CDS encoding ABC transporter ATP-binding protein; the encoded protein is MARAVDASGSVIRRGLRVLGLAVREEPRLFALSVAGSALFGLATVASSYVLGEVTQRVVVPSLRSGHAGWGGVVGAALLVFAVGAARAVGMFFRRFAAGILQYRMQAHYRRRITRQYLRLPLAWHQRHSTGALLSNANADVEALWAPIAPFPFAVGVVVMLAAAVVLLVATDPVLAAVGFVVFPVVGVLNYLYSRRVSPLFARVQGLRAEVSAVAHESFDGALVVKTLGREADETARFRRAAEELRDAMIRAGRVRGAFDPLMEALPNFGVLAVLLVGSQRIAGGHLSVGDLVRVAYLFTLLAFPIRAIGWVISELPRSVVGWGRVSAVLTAGGEQKFGSARLAGTGAAALRLEGVGYRYQSAASDALASTDEGDAPAGEPTRGAAALADVAFDATPGKIIAIAGRTGAGKSTLVGLLARLVDPDAGSVRLDGTDLRALAAGEVTGAVALVAQQAFLFDDTVRANITLGADLSDDDVWDALRRAQAERFVAALPHGLDTEVGERGTTLSGGQRQRVALARALVRHPRLLVLDDATSSVDPRVEASILSGLRGLTASTVVVVAHRRATIALADEVVYLEDGRVVAQGRHDELLVGSPGYAELLTAYERAARLAVGADAVQDADGVDEEVLS